The genomic stretch CCCGTCCCGTACCGGTTATCGAAGAGATGCTTCGTGTCCGCCTCGTTCACCGCCAGGATCGGGTAGCCGAGCGCCCCCGCGGCCGCCATCGCCCGCAGGCGGATGACGCCCGTCGTCGTCTCCTCCGTCCCGCCGACCACCCCTGCCAGCAGGTCGCGCCGCTCCTTGTGCAGCGTCGCCACCACGTCCGCGCCGTCGTCCATCGTCAGCTGCGGGCCGTGTTCCAGCGCCTGGTGGATGTGCCGGTAGTACGTCGCGTTGTCCTCGCCGCAGATCGCGAAGACCGGGATGCCGTACTCCTCCACCAGCGCCGCCGCCACGTCGTCCTGCGTCGAAAGCGGGTTGCTCGCGCACAGCCGCAGGTCGGCGCCGCCGTCGCGCAGCGTAATCGCCAGGTTCGCAGTCTCCGTCGTGACGTGCAGGCAGGCTGTCATCCGGATGCCGCGCAGCGGCTTCTCCCGCTGGAACCGTTCGCGGATGAGCCGCAATACCGGCATCTCGCGCGCGGCCCATTCGATACGCCGAACGCCCTCCGGCGCAAGGCGGGGATTGGCAATGTCACACGGGATCGACAAACCGGGGCTCCTCGGTGGTCTTGAACACCACGCTAATCGTGCAGGGTTACGAAGGCACCATCATACTTCCGGCCCCGGATAGCAGCACGGAGCCGTCGCAGGCTCGCCCCCAGCCCCGATGGGTCCCGCCGCGTCGCGCTCGCCTCCAGCAGCTGGCACGCCTCCCGGTAGCCCAGTCGTACGTACGCTGCGACCGCCGGCGTGTTCCTCGGGTCAACGGTCAAAACGACATAATCGCAGTGTTCCAGCAACGCCTCGGTCACGGCGCTGGTCGCCGCTGTCGCGTACCCCCTCCCCCGGTAGGCCGGGTGGGTGAAGACGTTGCCGACCACTGCTACGCCCTCCTGCCGCGACACGACATGTGTCCCCGCGATCGCCACGAGCCGCCCTCCCATCACGATCCCCCGGTACACCCCCGCATCAATATGCTCCGGAATGTAGTAGCTCGGCCCGTTCTCGCTCCCGTACAGGGCGTTGATCTTCCGGATGTCCACCCCGCTCAGCGGAACCGCTTCGGGCTCCCGCACAGGCCGGAAGCGCTCGCGCGTCACCACCATCCGCACCATCGGCTGTTGCGTCGCCAGCCGGTACACCCGCTTGAGCACCTCGAGGTGCTGCGGCTGACACGTGATATACGTCTGGGCCGTGCCCGGGTGGATCGACAGTGTCGCATGCACCGCGTCCGGGTCGCCCATCACGAAGGTGGCATCACCCAGCCCGCCTCTGCTGTGCAGCACCAGCCCCACCCCCGTCGTTCCCCGCGCCAGGTACCACTGCGTCCGCGCAAACAGCTCCGGCTCGAGTTGCCCGAGTGCGTACGCGGTGTACTCCACCCGCGCCCGTAGCAGCGGCCGGATTTCGTCGGGGTCGCGCAGCTGCCGCACCACGTAGTCCAGCCGCCGCGCCGGGACCCCCTGCAGCCGCAGCTCCCGCTCCGCCATTAGTCATCGACCTCGAAGTGCGTCAGCTCCCGGAACTGCCGGTACCGCTGCTCCACCTCGTCCCGTTCCAGCGTCAGCAGACGCGATGGCCCGAAGCCTTCAACGCAGAACGACGCCACCGTTGACCCGTAGATGATCGCCCGCCGAATCTCACGCTGGTTTACCGTGGCTACCGAATCGAGGTAGCCCAGGAACCCGCCGGCGAACGCATCTCCCGCCCCGGTCGGGTCAACAACCTCCTCAAGCGGGTAGCCGGGCGCCACGAAGTAGTCCTCCCCGCTGATGTACGCCGCCCCATATTCCCCCAGCTTGATAATCACCGCCTTCGTTCCCCCCTCAAGGAGCGCCCTTCCCGCCTTCGCGATGCTCGGCGTACCGGCCAGCTCCCGCGCCTCGCTCTCATTGATAGACACGAAGTCGGCTGCCCGGATCGCCTTCAATAGCTCATCCCGGGCTCCGTCAATGAAGAATTTGATCGTGTCGACCATGCGCGCCCGCGCCCCTGGCACCATCGCCATGAGCCGATGCTGCAGCACCGGGTCGCCCGCCGCCGCAAACAGCGCGCTCGAATCGTCCCACCCGGCCGGCAGCTTCGGAGCCCAGTTCGCGTTCACGCCCAGCACCGTGTACAGCGTGTCGCGGCTGTTCATGTCGTAGTGATACCGCCCGCCCCACCGGCTCGTCTCACCGCCAGGTACCACCTCCAGCCCGGCAAGGTCGATGCCAGGCCGCTCAAGCGCCTTTCGCATCTCCTCCGGGAAGTCCTCGCCGACCGCCGCCAGCAGCCGCACCTCGGTGAAGAGTGATGCCGCGAGCGCCGCGCACGTCGCCGATCCCCCGAGCGAGCCCTCCCGCCGCTCGAACGGCGTCTCGATCTCGTCGATCGCCACCCACCCGGCAACGAGCAGGCTCATGCCCCGCCTCCGAGCCACCGCGCAAGGATCGGAGCCAGGCGCTCACGAACGTCTGCCGGTACGGCCTCGCGCCGACCAACGATAGCCGCATCCAGCGCCGTCGCGCATGGGCACCCCTGCCGCTCAGGCAGCCGCTGCACCAGCAGGCGGACCGCCTCCTGGCTCACCGCCACGTTCCGTTGCAGTGTCGCGAACACCGTCGCAGCATCGACCGCCTCCTCGGCCTCATGCCAGCAATCGTAATCCGTCACACAGGCGAGCGTCGCGTAGCAAAGCTCAGCCTCGCGCGCCAGCTTCGCCTCGGGCAGCGCCGTCATGCCGATGAGATCTGCGCCCCATGCCCGGTGCAGCTCGCTTTCGGCCCGTGTCGAGAACGCCGGGCCCTGCATCACCACGTAGACGCCGCCGTCGTGCACCGTCGCCCCGGCCGCCCTCGCGGCCTCCAGCGCCGCCGCGCGCATCCGCCCGCAGAATGGCTCCGCGAAGCTGATGTGCGCCACCAGCCCGTCGCCGAAGAACGTCGAGGGCCGGCCCCAGGTCCGGTCGATGAGCTGCGACGGCACCACCAGGTGCCCTGGGACCATCGACTCCCGCAGGCTCCCGACTGCCGACACCGAAATCACCCGCTCGACACTGAGCGACTTCAGCGCCCAGAAGTTCGCCCGTTGCGGCAGCTCCGAAGGCAGGATCGTGTGCTGCCGCCCGTGCCGGGCAAGGAACGCGACCCGCGTTCCCTCCAGCGTACCGATGCGGATCCGGTCGCTCGGCGCACCGAACGGCGTCGCGACCTCCACCTCCTCGATGTCCGTCAGCCCGGGCATCTCGTAAAAGCCGGACCCGCCGATGACTGCCAGCGGAATTTTCTCTGTTGTCATGTGCCAAACCCCGAAGCTGCGTGCTCGAACAGCGCCCGGAGCCCCGGCCCGTACGGCGGCCTGGCGATGCCCCGCTCCGTGATGATCGCCGCGATCAACCCGCCAGGCGTCACGTCGAACGCAGGGTTCCACGCCTCGATGCCCCCCGGGCTCCAGCGCTGGCCGCGAAATCCCCCGACCTCCTCCGCGCTGCGGAACTCAATCGGGATCGCCGAGCCATCCGCGCACCCCGGGTCGACCGTGCTCACCGGCGCGGCGATGAAAAACGGAACCCCTGCGTGCGCAGCCGCCAGCGCCAGCCCGAGCGTGCCGACCTTGTTCGCTGTGTCACCGTTCAGCGCAATCCGGTCCGCTCCGGTCACTACCGCGGACACCCTCCCGGAGGTGATGAGTGCCGCAGCCGCCGTGTCCGGCAGCAGCACGGCCGGGATGCCGGACTTCACAAGCTCCCACGTCGTCAGGCGCGCCCCCTGGAGCAGCGGACGCGTCTCCGTCACGTAGCAGCGCGCCAGCCGCCCCGCAGCAAAGGCCGCCCTGATCACACCCAGCGCCGTCCCGATGCCTCCGGTGGCGAGCGTCCCGGTGTTGCAGTGGGTGAGCACGTCGCCCGGCGGAAGCACGGCCAGCCCGTTCCGCGCAATCGCCTCGTCTTCGGCCTGGCGCCGGGCCAGGTATTCCGCACAGAATGTCCACGCTGCCGCCGCGCGCTCCTCCGGTGCCCGGCCCAGCACCGCTGCTGCGCAGGCCGCCGCACCCGTTGCCAGCTCAACTGCGGTGGGCCTCACCCGCCCGATGCGCGCTGCCGCCTCCCGGATCGCCGCGTCGCCGGGGTCCCGCTCGGCCGCAATCGCTACCCCGGCCGCCCCGCACAGCCCCAGCAGGGGCGCTCCCCGCACACGCAGGCTCCGGATCGCCTCCTCCAGCGTCTCGAGGTCACCGATTTCCAGCCAGTGCTCCTCCTGCGGCAACAGCGTCTGGTCCAGCACCCGCAGCGTCGGCCGCTCGAACGCAACGACCGCGACCGGCGCACGCACCTCACGCTTCCTCGAAGGAAAGCAGCGCGTCGACCCGGTACGCCCCAAGCCGCTCGCGCCCGCCCAGCCCGCGGAGCTCGATGAGGAACCCGGCCCCGGCCACGTGCCCGCCAACCAGTTCGACCAGCTTCGCCGCTGCGAGTGCTGTCCCGCCGGTCGCCAGCACGTCATCCACAATGTACGCCGCCGTCCCGGCTTCCAGCGCGTCCTGGTGGATATCCAGCCGCGATTCGCCATACTCCAGCGCGTACTCGACCGTCAGCCGTGCGGCCGGCAGTTTCCCCTCCTTCCGAATCGGCACGAACGGCAGCCCCAGCCGGTCCGCGATCGGTGCGCCGAACAGAAAGCCTCGCGACTCAATCCCCACGATCGCCCCCGGCTGAACGGCTTCCGCAGCCGCAGCCATCGCATCGATGGCTGCGCGGAAGGCGGCGGCGTTCCCCAGCAGGGGCGTGATGTCGCGGAACAGGATCCCCGGCCGCGGAAAATCCGGGATGGTGCGGATGTAACCCTGCAGCTCCACGCCCGTGATTCTACGACACGCCGGCCGCGCCCCCCGCGAGCTTCGCGCCATCCCGCGGGCGCACCTCCTTCGCCCCGGTCTTTACCGAATGCCCGCGGGGCGCTGCTCCCCCGTCACCTCTGCCGCTCATTGCGCCATCCTCTTGGTGAAGGAATCTACGCGTGTCCGGCTCCCGCGCCCTGCACCACTGCATCGTCACCGCGCCCCGGAGGTTGACGCGGACACTGCTCCGTCGGCCTGGCGCCCGGAGATGCACCCGTGCCGCCATGCCTTGGCCGCGAGCGCCCGGGCTGGTGCCCCCGGGCCCGTGAAGGCCGCTAGCGCGCCCAGGAGCCCCGCAGGATCGCCCCGTTTGCCGCCCTGTGGCGCATTCCGGCGCCGACGGCGGCCAAAACATGAATTTTGCTGCAGTAGGATGTGACGCATGCCCCCTCGCCGCGCCAACCCCTTCGCCCGCGAACACCAGCACTGGCTGACCCTGGCAGCCTCCGCGGCCTCTGTCGCGGCGTTTGCCATCGGCTGGGCGGCGTACGGAAGCTGGACCGGCAACGCCGGCGGCAACGACGACCCGGGCCCTCCCCCGGCCGCGGTGCCACCATCACCGGTGGGCGCCGCGACCTCCGCGCCATCGCCGACGGCCGTCGCCGCAGGCGGTACGCCGCCGGGTGCCACAGAGACGGCTCCAGCTCCCGCACCAACCCGGAAGTCGAGGGCCAGCTGATGACACGCTGGCTCACGATTGCACTCTCGCTCGGCCTGATCGCCGCTGTTGGCGTCGCCCGCGAATGGGAGCTGGGAGGCGAAACCGCCACCTGGGACGCCGCAAGGGCCTCCGCATGGGCAGCCTACGTGCTCCTCTGGGCCGCTGTCTTCACCGGGGTCGGCGTCAGCCTCAAGTACCACCCCGGCATCGAGGCCCAGGTCCCTGTGCTCGAACTTCACCGCGTGACCGGGTCCCTCGCCCTCGCCTACACCATCGTCCACGCCGGCGCCCTGGTCCTCGACCGGTACATCGCGTTCGACCCCTGGGATGCCCTCGTTCCCCTTACAGCCCCGTACCGCCCGCTGGCCGTCGCCGCCGGCGTCGTCGCCGCCTGGCTGCTCGCTGCCGTTGTGCTCTCGACCTGGTTCGCCGGGTTCCTCCCGCGCAGAGCCTGGCACCTCATCCACCGTGCAGGCTATGCTGCGTTCGCGCTCGGGCTCGTGCACGGCATCGCGGCCGGAAGCGATACGGAACACTGGGTCACCCACGTGGTCTACACCGCGTCAGCGGGCTCCCTGCTCGGAGCAGCGTATCTTCGGTTCCTCGCCCGGGACTGGGTCGCGGCCCATCGCGCCCGCCCGGCTTCACGCCAGCACAGCGCATGAGCCCTGAAGAAACGCTCTTCTACATTGGTGTCGCGGCCTACCTCCTGCCGCCGGCGTTCATCCTTGGACTCGTCGCCCGGGCCCGGCACCGGTCAATCGCGTTCATCGGGTTCGCAGTTCTCGGCTGGATCGGGCTTGCGATTGGCCTCGCCCTCCTGCTTGCGCTCCCGGCTCGCACGCCTCCAGCCCGCCCGTTCAGGTGAGCCCAAGGCCCCGCAGGAACGCCTCGTTGCTCGGCTCCCGTCCGAGAAACTCCCGCACCAGCACCTGGCCGTCGACCGAACCGCCGCGCTCGAGGATCGTCCTCCGGTACCGCCTTCCGACCTCCGCGCTCAGCGGCCCGGCCGCCTCGAACAGCGTGTACATGTCGTCGCCGAACACATGCGACCAGAGATAGCCGTAGTACCCCGCGTCGTAGCCGAACAGGTGCCCGAACCCCGACTGGAAGTGCGTCCCCGGCGTGTACGGGAATCCTGTGATCGGGTGCAGCTCCTCCACCAGCCTCGTCGAGTCGCCATCGAACCCGGGCGAGTGGTACCGCAGGTCCAGCGTCGCGAAGAAAATCTGTCGGGCCGCCATAATCCCGCTGTTCAGGTTCTTGGCGGCCACCATCGCGTCGACCAGGTGCCGCGGCAGCGGCTCGCCCGTCTGCCAGTGCCGCGAAAACGAGGCCAGCACCTCCGGCTCCCAGCACCAGTGCTCCAGCATCTGGCTCGGGGCCTCGACGAAATCCCGCTCCGTTTGCGTCCCGCTAAATCGCGCCCGCTCGGCCCGCGTAAGCGTCTGGTGCATGATGTGCCCGAACTCGTGGAAGAACGTGACCACCTCGCTGTGCCGCAACAGCGACGGCTGCGTCGCCGATGGCTTCGTAAAGTTCGCCACAATCGCGCTGACCGGCTTCTGGTAGCTCCCGTCCCGCAGCCGCCGGCCCCGCCGCAGCGTGAATGCCGCCGCATGCCCGTACTTGTTCGGCCGCGGGAACAGGTCCATGTAGAACCGCGCGAACGGCGGCCCGCCCTCTGCGTCGCTGATGTCGAACGCCCGCACCTCCGGGTGCCAGCGCGGCGCCGTTGTGTTCTCCGCAAACCGCACGCCCAGCACCTGCTGGTACACCGCAAATAGCCCATCGACCACCGCGTCGAGCGGGAAGTACTGCGCGACCTCGAAGTCGTCGAATGCGTACCGGGACTTCAGCTGCTCGTTGTGCCAGTACCGCCAGTCCCAAATCTCGACCCGGTCCGAGCCCGTCCGCTCCTTCGCGAACGCCCGCATCTCCGCAAGGTCGCGCTCCGCCTTGACGGCGACCTTCGCACGGAGGTCCGCGAGGAACTCCTCCACCGCCTGCCGGGTGCCGGCCATCCGCGTCTCCGTCCGGTAGTCGGCCCACGAGGCATAGCCCAACAGCTCCGCCGCCTCCTGCCGAAGGCGGAGCGCCCGCTCCAGCAGCTCAACGTTCTGGCGCCCGCCCTTCCGCTGGTCCTTCTCGAAGAGCTGCCTCCGCAGTTCGCTGTCCGGGCAGTTCGCCATAAACGGCTGGATCTCCGGGTAGTCCAGCGACACGCGGTAGTAAACAACTCCGTCCCGCTCAACGGTCCGGAGCCGTTCGACCCACGCTTCCGGCATCCCCGCGAGCTGCTCCCGCGTCACTTCGATGCCGTCCTCGTAGTCGTCGATGTTGTTCCGGAACTGGATGCCGATGACCGCCAGCTCGTCCATGAGCTGCCGGACGCGCTCCCGCTGCTCCCGCGGCAGCCCAAAACCGTTTCGCCGGTAGTCGCGCAGCTCGAACGCGAGGTACCGTGCGTCCTCGCCCGTCAGCGCTTGCGCCTCGTCGCTCTCCGCGAACTGCCGCACCGCCTCGTACAGGTCCTCCCGGAACGCAAGCCCGACGAGATATCGGTCCAGCCGCTCATCCCATTCGCGCGCCGCCACCCGCAGGCTGTCGTCGGCCGAAACGTACGCGAGGAACGCATACGCACCGGACGCCAGCGCTACCGGCTCGGTCGCATCTTCGAGCGCGAGCATCGTGTTGGCATAGGTCCGCTCGCCCGGCGCCAGCCGCACGATCGCACCGACCCCCGCGTCGCAGGCGTCAATCGCCTGCTGGCAGGCCGCTCCCAGCTCCTCCGGCGTCAGCCGCTCCCAGTCCACGAGGTCGAGGTCGCTTCCCATCGCGGTCCTATCGGGTCAGCCACGCGAACTGCTGCGGCTTTCGCTGGCTCCGCGCGCTGATCATGATGTTCACAATTGCCGGCTTGTCGCAGGCGAGCGCGGCCTCCAGCGCAGGCCGGAGCTCCGAGGGCTGGGTCACGAAAAAGCCCTTCCCGCCGTAGATCTCGGCCATCTTTTCATAATGCGCGTTCGGGGTGTACGCGCTCGGCGGCACCCGCGTCGGGTCGAGCTCGTCCGGCCCGCCCCCGATGCCGTTGTTGTTGATGATGATGAACACAATGTTGTTCAGCCCGTATCGCGCCGCCGTCTCGACCTCCATCCCGCTGAAGCCGAACGCCGAGTCGCCTTCGATGCAGAACACCCGCTTGTCCGGGTGAACCGCAGCCGCCGCAATCGCCTGCCCGACGCCGACGCCCATCGTCCCGAATGAGCCGGCATCCAGCCGGTGCCGCGGGTAGAAGTTCGGCATCAGCGTCCGCCCGATGTCCATCGTGTTCGCACCTTCGTTGACGATGATTGCGTCGCGCGGGATGTACTCCCGGATATCGCGGTACACCCGGTAGTACCCCATCGGCACCGACTCGTCGGCCATCATCTCCGCCACGGTGGCTGCGTTCTCTTCGATCTTCTTCCGCAGGCCGGTCCACCACGTGGTCTCCGCCGGGTACTGCCAGGGCGCCCGGGTCAGCGCCTCGTTCATCTGACCGACAATCGCCTTCGCGTCGCCGACCAGCGCCACCTCAGCCGGCACGTTATTCCCGATCTCCTCTGCAGCGATATCCACCTGGATAACGCGCACCTTCGGGTCGAACCGTGGCGGCAGGCCAAAGTGCAGGATCCAGTTCAGCCGCGCACCGAGCAGGAGCACTACGTCCGCGTTCTGCAGCGCGAACGACCGCGCCGGCGAAATCGCCAGCGGGTGGTCGTCCGGCACGACCCCCTTGCCCATCGGCGTCGGCAGGAACGGCAGCTGCGTCGCATCGATGAACTTCCGCACCTCCTCCTCGGCCCGCGCGTACGCCGCTCCCTTGCCCACGATGACCAGCGGCCGCTCTGCGGACTTCAGCGCCTCGAGCGCCCGCTCGATGTTCTCCCATGGCGCCAGGGTCCGCGGCGGGTCCGGGCAGCGCGGCGGGAAATGGACCTCGCTCTCGTCGACACTCCCAGTAATCAGGTCCCCCGGCAGGTCGAGGTACGCCGCGCCCGGCCGCCCGTAGATGGTCGCCCGCACCGCCTGCTCGACGAAGAACGGAATTCGTCGCGTGCTGTCCGGCCGGGCCGCGTACTTCGCGTACGGCCGCGCCGTCTCGATCTGCGGCGCCTCCTGGAATGCGCCCTGCCCGTTCTGGTACGAATCGTTCGCTCCGCCGATAAGGATCATCGGCCAGCAGTTCGCCCAGGCATTCGCCATCCCCGCGATCCCGTGCACCATCCCCGGCCCCGACACCGCGAGGCAGACGCCTGGCCGCCCGGTCAGGTAGCCGATCGCCGCCGCCGCATAGCTCGCAGCCTGCTCGTTCCGGAACCCGAAGAACTTGATGCCTTCGCGCTGTGCATGGACCGCAATCGGCACCACCGGGATGCCGACCACTCCGAACATGTACTCCACGCCCTGCTGTTTCAGCGCCTTCGCCACGATCTGGGCCCCTGTCAGCTCGGCCATCGCAACGTCACCTCGTGTTCCAATCTCGTGCCGGCAACTCTACGGGAACCCGCTCCCACCGTACACGCCGCCGCGGTGTAGCCTCTGAACGTGGCCCGCGTCCGTGCCGACCTCCTCCTCGTCCAGCGCGGCCTCGCCGAATCCCGCGAGCAGGCCCGCCAGCTGATCATGGCCGGCCGGGTCCGCACCGGCACCCGCACGCTCGTAAAGCCCGCCGAACCGCTCGACCCTGCCGCGCCGCTCGAGGTGGTCGAACCGCTCCGCTACGTCTCCCGCGGCGGCCTCAAGCTCGAGGCCGCCCTCCGGGAATTCGGCATCGACCCCGCTGGCACCACCTGCCTCGACCTCGGTGCATCAACCGGCGGCTTCACCGACTGCCTCCTCCAGCACGGCGCCGCCCGCGTCATCGCCATCGATGTCGGGCGCGGCCAGCTCCACCGCCGGCTCCGCGAAGACCCGCGGGTCATCCTCCTCGAAGGCGTGAACGCGCGCGACCTCCCGCCGCTCCCGCCGGTCGACCTCGTCGTCGCCGACCTCTCCTTCATCTCCCTCCAAAAGGTCCTCCCCTCGGTGGCGGCGCGCGTTCCGCCGGGGACCCCCGTGATCGCCCTCCTCAAGCCCCAGTTCGAAGCTGGCCCCGCCGACGTCCCTCCAGGCGGCGTCATCCGCGACCCGGCCGTGCTCGACCGCGTCCGCGAGCGCTTCCTCGCCTGGGCGGCCGCCCACGGCTGGGCAACCTGTGGCATCATTCCATCGCCCATTCGCGGGGGCGACGGCAACACCGAATTCCTTGTACTGCTGCGCACCCCGCCCGCCGGAGTTGCCTGATGCTGCGCCGCGCCGTCATCTTCCATGCCCCCCGGAGCGAAGGCGCGCTCGCCTTTGCCCGCCAGGTCGCGCAGGAGTTCGGCCGTCGCGGCATCGATGCCGGCGTCTTCGATGCCTGGGGCCCGCCCCCGTGCGATGCCATCACCGCCTCCGACCTGATCGTCTGCGTCGGCGGCGACGGCACCGTCCTCCGCACTGCTCGCATTGTCATCCCGCACGCCACGCCGATCCTCGGCGTCAATATGGGCCGCCTCGGCTTCCTCACCGACATGAGCCCGCGCGACTTCTTCAACGCCATCGAGCGAATCATCGCCGCCGACTGGCGCCTCGAAGAGCGGATCATGGTCCACGCCGACGTCATGGCCGATGGCGCCGCCCTCCACTCCTTCGATGGCCTGAACGACATCGTTGTCAGCCGCCGCTCGCCCGGGCGTCCCGTCTACGTCGACGTCCACATCGATGGCGCCCGCCTCGCCATCTTTCGCTGCGACGGCATCATCGTCGCCACGCCAACGGGTTCCACCGGCTACTCGCTGAGCGCGGGCGGCCCCATCCTCGCCCCCACCGAGCACCACCTCGTCCTGACCCCGGTCTCGGCCCACCTCGCCCTCGGCCGGTCGCTCGTGCTCCAGCCGGATTCAACCATCGAAATGGCCGTCACCAGCGAACAGGGCGCCATCCTCAGCATCGACGGCCAGGAGGACGAGCCGGTCGCCGCAGGCGTGCGCATCGTCGTCCGTCAGAGCCCCCATGTCACCCGCTTCGTGCGCTTCCGTGAGCCGTCCAGCTTCTACGCCGAACTCGCCGAAAAGCTCGAAATGCAGCTCTCCAGCACCATGAACCCCAGTGCTTGAACAGCTCGAAATCACCTCCTTCGCCGTTGCCCGCAACGTCGCCATCGACCTCGGCCCCGGGCTGACCGTCTTCACCGGCGAAACCGGGGCCGGCAAGTCGCTGGTCGTCGATGCCATCGCCTTCGCCTTCGGCGCGCGAATGGGCCGCGAGGTCATCGCCGCCGGCGCCGACCGCGCGACCGTCCGCGCCGCGCTCCGCCTCGGATGGCCGACGGTCATCGAACGCACACTCACCCTCGGTGGGCGCTCGACCTACCGCATCGACGGCCAGCCTGCCCGCTACGAAGACGTCCGCGCCCTCGCCGAGGGCTTCCTCGATATCCACGGCCAGTCCGAGCAGCTCGCCATCCTCCGGCCGGCGGTCCAGCTTGCCGCGCTCGACGAGTTTGCCGGCCTCCAGGCCGACCGCACAGCGCTCGCCTCTACCGTCCGCGAGCTCCGCGAGGTCCGCCGAAAGCTCGCCTCCCTCCGCTCCGATGCCCGCGAGCGCGAGCGGCTCATCGAGCGCCTCTCTTTCGAAGTTGCCGAGATTGACGCCGCCGCGCCCGTCCCCGGTGAAGACGAATCGCTCCGCGCCGAGCAGGCGCGCCTCGGCAACGCCGCCCGCCTGCGCGAGGGAGCCGAACGCGCGCTCGCCGCCCTTGATGAACCGGCAATCGGCGAGGTGCTTTCCGCCGTGCGCGTCATCGCCGGCCGCGACCCCGGCGCTGCCGACCTTGCCGACCTCGCCGGCATCCTCGAAACCGCCAGCATGGACCTCCGCCGCGCCCTCCGCGCCTACCGCGATGCGCTCGATGAAGACCCGGAGCGGCTCGCCGCCGTCACCGAACGCCTCGACCTGCTCGCGCGGCTCCAGCGCAAATACGGCGACACCATCGCCGCCGTCCTCGCCTACCGAGACACTGCAGCCCGCCAGCTCGCCGACCTCACCGGGGCCGGCGCCTCGCTCGAGGAGCTCGAGGCCGCCGAATCCCGCCTCCTCGAGACGCTCGGCCGCCAGGCTGCCGACCTCTCGATACGCCGGAGAGCCGCCGCCGGTGCGCTTGTCGGTGCCATCGCTGCCGAGCTGGACCTCCTCGGCATGACCGGCGCCCGCCTGGCCGTCGCCTTCACCTGCGATGACGACCCGGCCGGGCCGCTCGTCGCCCTCCCTGACTACGAGGTCGTCGCCGGCGCCGCGGACGAAGCCGCCGCGCCCTCGCCGGAACCGGCCCCCCGCGCCTTCACCGAGGCCGGCGTCGACCGCGTCGAGTTCCTCGCCTCCTTCAACCCCGGCGAACCCCCGCGGCCCCTCGGCACCGTCGCCAGCGGCGGCGAAACCTCCCGCTTCCTCCTCGCCCTCACGGTTGCCCTCGGCCAGGCTACCGAGGGCCGGCTCGAAGTCCTCGACGAAGTCGACGAAGGCGTCGGCGGCCGGACCGGCGCGGTCGTCGGGCGCGCCCTGCGGCGCCTCGCCGCGCGGCACCAGGTCCTCTGTATCACCCACCTCCCGCAGGTAGCCGCCGCTGCCGACCGCCACTTCGTCGTCGAAAAGCGCACCGACGGGCGCCACACCTGGTCCGAGGTCCGCGAGGTTGCCGGGGAGGCCCGCCGGGCCGAGCTTGCTGCCATGCTCGGTGGCGTTACTCCCGCCAATCTTGCTGCCGCCGACGAACTCCTCGGCTCAGCCGCCGCGTCCTGAGCGCTCTCCCAGGCGCTGCCGCAGTGTAACCACCCGGCGCACCGCTTCGCGCATCGCGTAGCCGGGCTCGCCGGCCGCCCGCTCGGCCTGCAGCGCCACCACGATAGCCTCCAGCGCCGCCACAATCTCACGGAGGACCTCCCGCCCGTCCGGTCCCTCGAATACGCCGCTATCCATGGCCCCAGTCTCACCGCACCCGGCCGAACGGCACAGGGCCGAAGCCGTGACGGCCCGGTGGAGGTT from Tepidiforma thermophila encodes the following:
- a CDS encoding PfkB family carbohydrate kinase, encoding MSLLVAGWVAIDEIETPFERREGSLGGSATCAALAASLFTEVRLLAAVGEDFPEEMRKALERPGIDLAGLEVVPGGETSRWGGRYHYDMNSRDTLYTVLGVNANWAPKLPAGWDDSSALFAAAGDPVLQHRLMAMVPGARARMVDTIKFFIDGARDELLKAIRAADFVSINESEARELAGTPSIAKAGRALLEGGTKAVIIKLGEYGAAYISGEDYFVAPGYPLEEVVDPTGAGDAFAGGFLGYLDSVATVNQREIRRAIIYGSTVASFCVEGFGPSRLLTLERDEVEQRYRQFRELTHFEVDD
- a CDS encoding GNAT family N-acetyltransferase codes for the protein MAERELRLQGVPARRLDYVVRQLRDPDEIRPLLRARVEYTAYALGQLEPELFARTQWYLARGTTGVGLVLHSRGGLGDATFVMGDPDAVHATLSIHPGTAQTYITCQPQHLEVLKRVYRLATQQPMVRMVVTRERFRPVREPEAVPLSGVDIRKINALYGSENGPSYYIPEHIDAGVYRGIVMGGRLVAIAGTHVVSRQEGVAVVGNVFTHPAYRGRGYATAATSAVTEALLEHCDYVVLTVDPRNTPAVAAYVRLGYREACQLLEASATRRDPSGLGASLRRLRAAIRGRKYDGAFVTLHD
- the mtnA gene encoding S-methyl-5-thioribose-1-phosphate isomerase, giving the protein MRAPVAVVAFERPTLRVLDQTLLPQEEHWLEIGDLETLEEAIRSLRVRGAPLLGLCGAAGVAIAAERDPGDAAIREAAARIGRVRPTAVELATGAAACAAAVLGRAPEERAAAAWTFCAEYLARRQAEDEAIARNGLAVLPPGDVLTHCNTGTLATGGIGTALGVIRAAFAAGRLARCYVTETRPLLQGARLTTWELVKSGIPAVLLPDTAAAALITSGRVSAVVTGADRIALNGDTANKVGTLGLALAAAHAGVPFFIAAPVSTVDPGCADGSAIPIEFRSAEEVGGFRGQRWSPGGIEAWNPAFDVTPGGLIAAIITERGIARPPYGPGLRALFEHAASGFGT
- a CDS encoding ferric reductase-like transmembrane domain-containing protein — protein: MTRWLTIALSLGLIAAVGVAREWELGGETATWDAARASAWAAYVLLWAAVFTGVGVSLKYHPGIEAQVPVLELHRVTGSLALAYTIVHAGALVLDRYIAFDPWDALVPLTAPYRPLAVAAGVVAAWLLAAVVLSTWFAGFLPRRAWHLIHRAGYAAFALGLVHGIAAGSDTEHWVTHVVYTASAGSLLGAAYLRFLARDWVAAHRARPASRQHSA
- the mtnP gene encoding S-methyl-5'-thioadenosine phosphorylase, with the protein product MTTEKIPLAVIGGSGFYEMPGLTDIEEVEVATPFGAPSDRIRIGTLEGTRVAFLARHGRQHTILPSELPQRANFWALKSLSVERVISVSAVGSLRESMVPGHLVVPSQLIDRTWGRPSTFFGDGLVAHISFAEPFCGRMRAAALEAARAAGATVHDGGVYVVMQGPAFSTRAESELHRAWGADLIGMTALPEAKLAREAELCYATLACVTDYDCWHEAEEAVDAATVFATLQRNVAVSQEAVRLLVQRLPERQGCPCATALDAAIVGRREAVPADVRERLAPILARWLGGGA
- a CDS encoding adenine phosphoribosyltransferase; this encodes MELQGYIRTIPDFPRPGILFRDITPLLGNAAAFRAAIDAMAAAAEAVQPGAIVGIESRGFLFGAPIADRLGLPFVPIRKEGKLPAARLTVEYALEYGESRLDIHQDALEAGTAAYIVDDVLATGGTALAAAKLVELVGGHVAGAGFLIELRGLGGRERLGAYRVDALLSFEEA